A window from Streptomyces sp. NBC_00299 encodes these proteins:
- a CDS encoding NUDIX domain-containing protein, with amino-acid sequence MAPREAIVAVLLRADRVLAIRRGPAVARPGYWQPLSGKIEPGETQREAVVREVGEEVGLTVVPLAKVWESETDDGRFRLHWWTANAETGDVVPDPGEVAEARWVTPQEFLSLDPVFEGDREFFERILPTL; translated from the coding sequence ATGGCACCGCGCGAGGCGATCGTGGCGGTCCTCCTGCGCGCCGACCGAGTCCTCGCCATCCGACGCGGACCGGCCGTCGCACGCCCCGGCTACTGGCAACCCCTCAGCGGCAAGATCGAGCCGGGGGAGACCCAGCGGGAGGCCGTCGTCCGTGAGGTCGGCGAGGAGGTCGGTCTCACCGTCGTACCCCTGGCCAAGGTCTGGGAGTCCGAGACGGACGACGGCCGCTTCCGCCTCCACTGGTGGACGGCGAACGCCGAGACCGGCGACGTCGTCCCCGACCCGGGCGAGGTGGCCGAGGCCCGCTGGGTCACACCGCAGGAGTTCCTGTCACTGGACCCGGTCTTCGAGGGCGACCGGGAGTTCTTCGAACGGATCCTGCCGACCCTGTGA
- a CDS encoding protein kinase domain-containing protein, with amino-acid sequence MNMAMMRLRREDPRVVGSFRLHRRLGAGGMGVVYLGSDKKGQRVALKVIRPDLAEDQEFRSRFAREVSAARRIRGGCTARLVAADLEADRPWFATQYVPGPSLHDKVVDEGALGAADVAAVGAALSEGLVAVHEAGVVHRDLKPSNILLSPKGPRIIDFGIAWATGASTLTHVGTAVGSPGFLAPEQVRGAAVTPATDVFSLGATLAYASMGDSPFGHGSSEVMLYRVVHEEPQLHGVPDALAPLVRACLAKAPEERPSTLQLSLRLKEIAAREAQGLADVRPPAPRSGEADRPTGRLADTYPEQQRLQRRPQGTPPPRGVVAPRGNGASRGPGPARDGVPPRNGGASPGGTASSRPGPRPIPASRKAPRSGGGSRPAPRNGAGRPAPRTGTGRRPANPQLLRQRLFVFVVVTLLVALGIAAAQGCQGPDRGLGGDGDVVRPQQEQVEPGYTPLDEDDLMSQRYESTFEIRD; translated from the coding sequence ATGAACATGGCGATGATGCGCCTGAGGCGCGAGGACCCGCGCGTCGTCGGCTCGTTCAGGCTTCACAGACGGCTCGGCGCAGGCGGAATGGGTGTCGTCTACCTGGGCTCCGACAAGAAGGGGCAACGGGTCGCGCTCAAGGTGATCCGGCCCGATCTGGCGGAGGATCAGGAGTTCCGCTCTCGGTTCGCGCGTGAGGTGTCGGCGGCACGGCGGATCCGCGGTGGCTGTACGGCACGCCTCGTGGCCGCGGACCTCGAAGCGGATCGGCCGTGGTTCGCCACCCAGTACGTGCCCGGGCCCTCCCTGCACGACAAGGTCGTCGACGAGGGTGCGCTCGGCGCGGCCGATGTCGCCGCCGTCGGGGCCGCCCTGTCCGAGGGCCTGGTCGCCGTCCACGAGGCCGGTGTCGTCCACCGGGATCTCAAGCCCTCCAACATCCTGCTGTCCCCCAAGGGCCCGCGGATCATCGACTTCGGCATCGCCTGGGCGACGGGGGCCTCGACCCTCACCCACGTCGGCACCGCGGTGGGCTCCCCCGGCTTCCTAGCCCCGGAGCAGGTGCGCGGCGCCGCCGTCACCCCGGCCACGGACGTCTTCTCCCTCGGCGCCACCCTCGCCTACGCGTCCATGGGCGACTCGCCCTTCGGACACGGCAGCTCCGAGGTGATGCTGTACCGCGTCGTCCACGAGGAGCCCCAGCTGCACGGCGTGCCGGACGCGCTCGCTCCGCTGGTGCGGGCATGTCTCGCGAAGGCCCCGGAGGAGCGGCCCAGCACGCTGCAGCTCTCGCTGCGTCTGAAGGAGATCGCGGCCCGGGAGGCGCAGGGGCTCGCGGACGTACGCCCGCCCGCGCCGCGTTCCGGAGAGGCGGACCGGCCGACCGGGCGCCTCGCCGACACCTACCCGGAACAGCAGCGTCTCCAGCGCCGCCCGCAGGGCACTCCCCCGCCGCGCGGTGTTGTCGCCCCCCGCGGCAACGGTGCTTCCCGAGGTCCCGGTCCCGCGCGCGACGGGGTTCCCCCGCGGAACGGCGGCGCCTCGCCCGGCGGTACGGCGTCGTCCAGGCCCGGCCCCCGGCCGATCCCCGCCTCGCGCAAAGCCCCACGCTCGGGCGGCGGCAGCCGGCCCGCGCCACGCAACGGCGCAGGCCGTCCGGCGCCGCGGACGGGAACCGGTCGGCGGCCCGCCAACCCGCAGCTGCTGCGGCAGCGGCTGTTCGTGTTCGTCGTGGTGACGCTGCTCGTGGCGCTCGGCATCGCGGCGGCGCAGGGCTGCCAGGGCCCGGACCGCGGGCTCGGCGGTGACGGGGACGTTGTGCGGCCGCAGCAGGAGCAGGTGGAACCCGGATACACGCCGCTGGATGAGGACGACCTGATGTCCCAGCGGTACGAGTCGACGTTCGAGATCCGCGACTAG
- a CDS encoding phosphotransferase produces MTPSPLLPALTAHAEATAHTRPHPCPCGATVTLADRPDATVVRHADTVAKAHAPDLTPTELTPRLTTAAGLPGILLAPLTPIPADLHGRLVTFWPYGTPVDPGDPDAAPWEAAATLLARLHLTPTDASATLPPMRGPAKAAHAVDRLRAQKGDSPAAAGTAAVLRAWDTLPAWARAEAPQPDTSTLCHGDLHLGQLVRHPAPDGPWLLIDVDDLGVGGPAWDLGRPAAWYACGLLSPEEWERFLSAYRAAGGPAVPADGDPWPALDIPARALTVQTAARAITKASAEGRLLDEVEQSLVDACDRMASVPPELTRDYAK; encoded by the coding sequence GTGACCCCGAGCCCCCTCCTGCCCGCCCTCACCGCACACGCCGAGGCCACGGCACACACACGCCCCCACCCCTGTCCCTGCGGAGCAACCGTCACCCTTGCCGACCGCCCCGACGCCACCGTCGTCCGGCACGCCGACACCGTCGCCAAGGCCCACGCCCCGGACCTCACCCCCACCGAACTCACCCCCCGCCTCACCACCGCCGCCGGCCTCCCCGGCATACTCCTGGCCCCGCTCACCCCCATACCCGCCGACCTGCACGGCCGACTGGTCACCTTCTGGCCGTACGGCACCCCCGTGGACCCCGGCGATCCCGACGCGGCCCCCTGGGAGGCGGCAGCCACCCTCCTCGCCCGCCTCCACCTGACCCCGACCGACGCCTCGGCGACGCTGCCTCCCATGCGCGGCCCGGCCAAGGCCGCCCACGCCGTGGACCGCCTGCGCGCACAAAAGGGCGACAGCCCAGCCGCCGCCGGCACCGCCGCCGTCCTCCGTGCCTGGGACACCCTCCCCGCCTGGGCCCGCGCCGAGGCCCCGCAGCCCGACACCAGCACCCTCTGCCACGGCGACCTCCACCTCGGCCAACTCGTCCGCCACCCGGCCCCGGACGGCCCTTGGCTGCTCATCGACGTCGACGACCTCGGCGTGGGCGGGCCGGCCTGGGACCTCGGCCGGCCAGCCGCCTGGTACGCCTGCGGGCTGCTGTCGCCCGAGGAGTGGGAGCGATTCCTGTCCGCGTACCGCGCCGCGGGCGGACCGGCCGTTCCCGCGGACGGCGACCCCTGGCCCGCCCTGGACATCCCGGCCCGCGCCCTCACCGTGCAGACCGCCGCGAGGGCGATCACCAAGGCCTCGGCCGAGGGGCGTCTCCTGGACGAGGTCGAGCAGTCGCTCGTGGACGCCTGTGACCGAATGGCCTCCGTCCCCCCTGAGTTGACCCGGGATTACGCAAAGTAG
- a CDS encoding TFIIB-type zinc ribbon-containing protein — protein sequence MQCPKCRAPMHTYNRNGVQIEQCSGCRGIFLDYGELESLTRLESQWAQPAPPPPAAPQAYPAAAPQAPAWGAPHGGHHGGHGGHYGHKRHKSFGHMLFSS from the coding sequence ATGCAGTGTCCGAAGTGCCGAGCCCCGATGCACACGTACAACCGCAACGGCGTCCAGATCGAGCAGTGCAGCGGTTGCCGCGGCATCTTTCTCGACTACGGCGAGCTGGAGTCGCTGACCCGCCTGGAGTCCCAGTGGGCCCAGCCGGCCCCGCCGCCTCCGGCCGCCCCGCAGGCCTACCCGGCCGCCGCCCCGCAGGCCCCGGCGTGGGGCGCCCCGCACGGTGGCCACCACGGCGGTCACGGTGGTCATTACGGCCACAAGCGTCACAAGAGTTTCGGCCACATGCTGTTCTCCAGCTGA
- a CDS encoding chorismate-binding protein codes for MSDLPPLARFGDRVATGLLDVTNDPAALDSSGFWAVCADFEGGLTCARFRDVREEPVPAPVPGRWLGPAAGDWTSSLDRAAYTAGVRRIREYIAAGEVYQANLCRVLSAPIGPDADVDDLTALLARGNPAPYAGTIRLPRHGVEIATASPELFVRRDGRVVESGPIKGTGRTEADLLEKDYAENVMIVDLVRNDIGRVCATGTVTVPDLCAVEKHPGLVHLVSTVRGELGAGAGWPELLGAAFPPGSVTGAPKSSALRIIDALETAPRGPYCGGIGWVDADRGVGELAVGIRTFWIDRAEGVLRFGTGAGITWGSDPEGEWRETELKASRLLAVASGAYEVSGEGLQS; via the coding sequence GTGTCCGACCTCCCTCCCCTCGCCCGCTTCGGCGATCGCGTCGCCACCGGCCTCCTCGATGTGACCAACGACCCCGCGGCCCTGGACTCCAGCGGTTTCTGGGCAGTCTGTGCCGACTTCGAGGGCGGTCTGACCTGCGCCCGCTTCCGGGACGTACGAGAGGAGCCGGTGCCCGCGCCGGTGCCGGGGCGGTGGCTCGGTCCTGCTGCCGGTGACTGGACGTCCTCGCTCGACCGCGCCGCGTACACGGCGGGCGTACGGCGCATCCGCGAGTACATAGCGGCCGGCGAGGTCTATCAGGCGAATCTGTGCCGGGTCCTGAGCGCGCCGATCGGGCCGGACGCCGATGTGGACGACCTCACGGCCCTGCTGGCCCGCGGCAACCCGGCGCCGTACGCAGGAACGATCCGGCTGCCGCGGCATGGGGTTGAGATAGCCACCGCGTCACCCGAGCTCTTCGTGCGCCGCGACGGGCGTGTTGTCGAGTCCGGGCCGATCAAGGGAACCGGGCGGACCGAGGCGGACCTGCTGGAGAAGGACTACGCCGAGAACGTGATGATCGTGGATCTGGTGCGCAACGACATCGGCCGCGTGTGCGCCACCGGGACGGTGACCGTGCCCGATCTGTGCGCCGTCGAGAAGCACCCGGGACTTGTCCATCTGGTGTCCACCGTCCGCGGCGAGCTGGGCGCCGGCGCCGGCTGGCCCGAGCTGCTCGGCGCCGCCTTCCCGCCCGGCTCGGTGACCGGTGCGCCCAAGTCGAGCGCCCTGCGGATCATCGACGCGTTGGAGACGGCGCCCCGGGGCCCGTACTGCGGTGGCATCGGGTGGGTCGACGCCGACCGGGGCGTCGGCGAGCTGGCCGTCGGGATCCGTACCTTCTGGATCGACCGGGCCGAGGGCGTGCTGCGTTTCGGCACCGGCGCGGGGATCACCTGGGGGTCGGACCCCGAGGGGGAGTGGCGGGAGACCGAGCTGAAGGCGTCGCGGCTGCTCGCGGTAGCGTCGGGGGCGTACGAGGTGAGTGGAGAGGGACTGCAATCGTGA
- a CDS encoding aminotransferase class IV, translated as MKIWLDGGLQDMEAARVSVFDHGLTVGDGIFETVKAVDGRPFALTRHLDRLTRSARGLGLPDPDHDEVRRACAAVMAANPMPLGRLRITYTGGHGPLGSDRGEHGPTLVVALGETARRPDSTAVITVPWTRNERGALTGLKTTSYAENVVALARAHQHGASEALFANTVGQLCEGTGSNVFVVLDGEIHTPPIASGCLAGITRVLAIEWTGAKETDLPLDVLERADEVFLTSTLRDVQAVHRVDARELPGAPGPVTAKAMRIFAERSGDDLDP; from the coding sequence GTGAAGATCTGGCTGGACGGCGGGCTGCAGGACATGGAGGCCGCCCGTGTCTCCGTCTTCGACCACGGGCTGACCGTGGGCGACGGCATCTTCGAGACGGTGAAGGCGGTGGACGGCCGTCCGTTCGCGCTGACCCGGCACCTCGACCGGCTGACACGCTCGGCACGCGGTCTCGGTCTGCCCGACCCCGACCACGACGAGGTGCGCCGCGCCTGCGCCGCCGTCATGGCGGCCAACCCGATGCCGCTCGGCCGGCTGCGCATCACCTACACCGGCGGCCACGGTCCTCTCGGCTCCGACCGTGGCGAGCACGGACCGACCCTCGTCGTCGCTCTCGGCGAGACCGCCCGGCGCCCCGACTCCACGGCCGTCATCACCGTGCCCTGGACCCGCAACGAGCGCGGCGCGCTCACCGGACTGAAGACGACCTCCTACGCCGAGAACGTCGTCGCCCTCGCCCGCGCCCACCAACACGGCGCCTCCGAGGCCCTGTTCGCCAACACCGTCGGGCAGCTCTGCGAGGGCACCGGGTCGAATGTCTTCGTCGTCCTGGACGGCGAGATCCACACCCCGCCGATCGCCTCGGGCTGCCTCGCGGGCATCACGCGCGTGCTGGCCATCGAGTGGACCGGCGCGAAGGAGACGGACCTGCCGCTGGACGTCCTCGAGCGTGCCGACGAGGTCTTCCTCACGTCCACTCTCCGGGACGTGCAGGCCGTGCACCGCGTCGACGCCCGCGAACTGCCGGGCGCACCGGGGCCGGTGACCGCCAAGGCCATGCGGATCTTCGCCGAGCGGTCGGGCGACGACCTCGACCCGTAA
- a CDS encoding GNAT family N-acetyltransferase yields the protein MTTTLRPIEPLQHNEDGTRSRRFQVCVNGRPVGVLHLGTHPVFGDTVARISELRIEEPDRRRGRGTVAALAAEEVARGWGCRRIEATVPGDAGPGLRLATALGYVVRNRGMEKALGDTPPDLPRGSRARPMTDAEYGPWLDESQEGYARSWAERGVPEAEARAKSERDHGALLPDGLRTPDVFLSVLEHEGTPVGTLWVAKREGRAFVFDVETYPAHRGKGHGRTLMLAAETQAIAAGHRVIGLNVFADNVPAERLYESLGYETTQYALYKTLL from the coding sequence ATGACCACGACCCTGCGGCCGATCGAGCCGCTTCAGCACAACGAGGACGGGACCCGTTCGCGCCGCTTCCAGGTGTGTGTGAACGGCCGCCCCGTGGGCGTACTCCACCTCGGCACTCATCCCGTCTTCGGTGACACGGTGGCCCGGATATCCGAGCTGCGGATCGAGGAACCGGACCGGCGCCGCGGGCGGGGCACGGTGGCCGCCCTCGCCGCGGAGGAGGTGGCGCGCGGCTGGGGCTGTCGGCGCATCGAGGCGACGGTCCCCGGTGACGCCGGACCGGGCCTGCGCCTCGCCACGGCGCTCGGCTACGTCGTACGCAATCGCGGTATGGAGAAGGCGCTCGGCGACACTCCGCCCGATCTGCCCCGGGGCAGCCGGGCACGGCCCATGACGGACGCCGAGTACGGGCCTTGGCTGGACGAGAGCCAGGAGGGATACGCCCGCAGCTGGGCCGAGCGTGGGGTCCCGGAGGCCGAGGCACGGGCCAAGTCCGAGCGGGACCACGGGGCACTGCTGCCGGACGGTCTGCGCACGCCGGATGTGTTCCTGAGCGTCCTGGAGCACGAGGGAACTCCGGTGGGCACGCTGTGGGTGGCGAAGCGCGAAGGCCGTGCGTTCGTCTTCGACGTGGAGACCTACCCGGCCCACCGGGGGAAGGGACACGGACGCACGCTGATGCTGGCGGCCGAGACCCAGGCGATCGCCGCGGGGCATCGGGTCATCGGCCTCAATGTCTTCGCGGACAACGTCCCGGCCGAGCGGCTCTACGAGTCACTCGGCTACGAGACCACGCAGTACGCCCTGTACAAGACGCTGCTGTAG
- a CDS encoding DsbA family protein produces MSDSSPARPAAPVLDVWCELQGPDCRSALDDLRALRARYGDRLELRLRHFPLEKHKHAFAGAQAAEEAVEQGQGWPYVEAVLGRVEELDRKGEPFLVEVAGELGLDTEEFDTALVDGRHILIVDADQAEGKAIGVTGTPTYVIGGERLDGGKSQEGLRERIEEIADRLLAEPSA; encoded by the coding sequence ATGAGCGACTCCTCCCCCGCCCGCCCCGCCGCCCCCGTCCTCGACGTCTGGTGCGAGCTGCAGGGCCCCGACTGCCGCAGCGCCCTGGACGATCTCCGTGCCCTGCGCGCCCGCTACGGCGACCGGCTGGAGCTGCGGTTGCGGCACTTCCCGCTGGAGAAGCACAAGCACGCCTTCGCCGGTGCACAGGCCGCCGAGGAGGCTGTCGAGCAGGGGCAGGGGTGGCCGTACGTGGAGGCCGTGCTGGGCCGGGTCGAGGAGCTGGACCGCAAGGGTGAACCCTTCCTGGTCGAGGTGGCCGGGGAACTCGGCCTGGACACCGAGGAGTTCGACACCGCGCTGGTCGACGGCCGGCACATCCTGATCGTCGACGCCGACCAGGCCGAGGGCAAGGCGATCGGCGTGACCGGCACGCCCACGTATGTGATCGGCGGCGAGCGCCTCGACGGCGGCAAGAGCCAGGAGGGGCTGCGCGAGCGCATCGAGGAGATCGCCGACCGGCTGCTGGCCGAGCCGAGTGCCTGA
- a CDS encoding CGNR zinc finger domain-containing protein, giving the protein MLITHDTRCALDAVVDLVNTAPEGDETPDALPDLAALADFVEKHEISDVGVLSEFDLSAVRKVRGRFAEIFAEPDARTAAGLINDLIAAAGTTPRLTDHDGYDWHVHYFAPGASIADHLAADCGMALAFFVVAGEQERLRRCEAPDCRHAFVDLSRNRSRRYCDSRTCGNRLHVAAYRARRKEAAG; this is encoded by the coding sequence GTGCTGATCACCCATGACACCCGGTGTGCGCTCGATGCCGTGGTGGATCTGGTGAACACCGCACCGGAAGGCGACGAGACGCCGGACGCACTGCCGGACCTCGCGGCGCTCGCCGATTTCGTAGAAAAGCACGAAATCAGCGATGTCGGTGTCCTCTCGGAGTTCGACCTGTCCGCGGTGCGCAAGGTGCGCGGGCGGTTCGCCGAGATCTTCGCGGAGCCCGACGCGCGGACCGCTGCCGGGCTGATCAACGATCTGATCGCCGCCGCCGGAACCACCCCCCGCCTCACGGACCACGACGGCTACGACTGGCATGTGCACTACTTCGCCCCCGGCGCCTCCATCGCCGACCACCTGGCGGCCGACTGCGGCATGGCGCTGGCGTTCTTCGTGGTGGCCGGGGAGCAGGAGCGGCTGCGGCGCTGTGAGGCGCCGGACTGCCGGCACGCCTTCGTGGACCTCTCCCGCAACCGTTCGCGACGGTACTGCGACAGCCGCACCTGCGGAAACCGTCTGCATGTGGCCGCCTACCGGGCTCGCCGCAAGGAAGCGGCGGGCTGA
- a CDS encoding SsgA family sporulation/cell division regulator translates to MNTTVSCELHLRLVVSSESSLPVPAGLRYDTADPYAVHATFHTGAEETVEWVFARDLLAEGLHRPTGTGDVRVWPSRSHGQGVVCIALSSPEGEALLEAPARALESFLKRTDAAVPPGTEHRHFDLDQELSHILAES, encoded by the coding sequence ATGAACACCACGGTCAGCTGCGAGCTGCACCTGCGCCTCGTTGTGTCGAGCGAGTCATCCCTGCCTGTCCCCGCAGGCCTGCGGTACGACACGGCCGACCCCTACGCCGTGCACGCCACCTTCCACACCGGAGCCGAGGAGACCGTCGAGTGGGTGTTCGCCCGCGACCTCCTCGCGGAGGGCCTCCACCGGCCCACCGGAACCGGCGACGTCCGCGTCTGGCCGTCGCGCAGTCACGGTCAGGGCGTCGTTTGCATCGCCCTGAGCTCTCCGGAGGGCGAGGCTCTGCTCGAGGCCCCGGCACGGGCTCTGGAGTCCTTCCTGAAGCGAACGGATGCCGCGGTGCCCCCCGGTACGGAGCATCGGCATTTCGATCTCGATCAGGAGCTCTCGCACATCCTGGCGGAAAGCTAG
- a CDS encoding TIGR02611 family protein, whose product MNTGSNEPGGVAVADDETEVDGVKGDSEQGLGSRAPEFVKARRALHLSWQVGVFVIGLAIVVTGIILLPLPGPGWVVIFGGMAVWATEFVWAQLVLRWTKRKVTEAAQRALDPKVRRRNIILTSIGLVIVGVILGIYLWKFGIVMPWKIKDQ is encoded by the coding sequence ATGAATACGGGGAGTAACGAGCCGGGCGGGGTTGCCGTGGCTGACGACGAGACCGAAGTGGACGGTGTGAAGGGCGACAGCGAGCAGGGGCTCGGCTCAAGAGCGCCGGAGTTCGTCAAGGCGCGTAGAGCGCTGCATCTGAGCTGGCAGGTGGGCGTCTTCGTCATCGGCCTGGCGATAGTCGTCACAGGCATCATCCTGCTGCCTCTGCCGGGTCCCGGCTGGGTGGTCATCTTCGGGGGCATGGCGGTCTGGGCGACCGAGTTCGTATGGGCCCAGCTCGTGCTGCGCTGGACCAAGCGCAAGGTCACCGAGGCGGCCCAGCGGGCTCTCGACCCGAAGGTGCGCCGTCGCAACATCATCCTGACGTCGATCGGCTTGGTGATCGTGGGTGTGATCCTCGGGATCTACCTGTGGAAGTTCGGCATAGTGATGCCCTGGAAGATCAAGGACCAGTGA
- a CDS encoding ABC transporter substrate-binding protein codes for MQAAATLRGGSTVRTSRNVERRTILKAAGATAATLGLAATTGCGGDGGVSADGTVTIRYAWWGAEDRAERINKTIELFHKKYPKIKVKTDFQPYTDFWKKFNTQASGGNPPDVFQNAIGFLRKYDAKNVLLDLNEQVEAGNLSMAGFRAGLEKFGEIDGKLLGVPVGSNSMALVVDKPVYTKAGVKPEQGWTWDDFDAAMTRIRDRAGRAGDSGMYGVMYLYDLYLRQNGKAFFTEDGLGFTEADLTDWWTKAEKGVREGVYADAKKVAQIKPKSAVSAELAGGEFTWDNFTVRYTSEGKSEYGLAPIPTTDGKRTGQYLGSLMLSASRRTEHPKEVAQFIDFMVHDPEVAKIMGYDRGVPATQAQFDAFQPTDEVNKGIAAYETSLVEAGVLEPITPHPNGADICEAAFLRIAEELALGKRSVDEAVKQFFTESKTALAG; via the coding sequence ATGCAGGCGGCAGCGACGCTGCGGGGAGGCTCGACCGTGAGAACCAGCAGGAATGTTGAGAGGCGTACGATCCTGAAGGCCGCCGGCGCAACGGCGGCCACACTCGGGCTGGCCGCGACGACCGGCTGCGGTGGGGACGGAGGGGTCTCCGCCGATGGGACGGTGACGATCCGTTACGCGTGGTGGGGTGCCGAGGACCGCGCCGAGCGCATCAACAAGACCATTGAGCTGTTCCACAAGAAGTACCCGAAGATCAAGGTCAAGACGGACTTTCAGCCGTACACCGACTTCTGGAAGAAGTTCAACACCCAGGCCTCCGGGGGGAATCCGCCGGACGTGTTCCAGAATGCCATCGGCTTCCTGCGCAAATACGACGCGAAGAATGTGCTGCTCGATCTCAATGAGCAGGTCGAGGCCGGCAATCTGTCGATGGCCGGCTTCCGCGCGGGACTGGAGAAGTTCGGCGAGATCGACGGAAAGCTCCTCGGAGTTCCCGTCGGCTCCAACTCGATGGCCCTGGTCGTCGACAAGCCCGTCTACACCAAGGCGGGCGTGAAGCCGGAACAGGGCTGGACCTGGGACGACTTCGACGCGGCGATGACGAGGATCCGCGACAGGGCGGGACGCGCCGGCGACAGCGGCATGTACGGGGTCATGTACCTCTACGACCTCTACCTGCGACAGAACGGCAAGGCGTTCTTCACCGAGGACGGACTCGGCTTCACCGAGGCGGACCTGACGGACTGGTGGACCAAGGCCGAGAAGGGCGTGCGGGAGGGCGTCTACGCCGACGCCAAGAAGGTCGCCCAGATCAAGCCCAAGTCGGCCGTCTCCGCCGAGCTCGCCGGCGGCGAGTTCACCTGGGACAACTTCACGGTCCGCTACACGTCCGAGGGCAAGAGCGAGTACGGCCTCGCCCCCATCCCGACCACGGACGGCAAGAGGACCGGCCAGTACCTGGGCTCCTTGATGCTCAGCGCTTCCAGGCGCACCGAGCACCCCAAGGAGGTCGCCCAGTTCATCGACTTCATGGTGCACGACCCCGAGGTCGCCAAGATCATGGGCTACGACCGGGGTGTGCCCGCGACCCAGGCCCAGTTCGACGCGTTCCAGCCGACGGACGAGGTCAACAAGGGGATCGCCGCCTACGAGACCTCCCTCGTCGAGGCGGGCGTCCTGGAGCCCATCACCCCGCACCCGAACGGCGCGGACATCTGCGAGGCCGCGTTCCTGCGCATCGCCGAGGAGCTCGCGCTGGGCAAGCGGTCGGTGGACGAGGCCGTCAAGCAGTTCTTCACCGAGTCGAAGACGGCTCTCGCCGGCTGA
- a CDS encoding carbohydrate ABC transporter permease — MGTAVTHAPAVAGPAKGSEPRHGPVQPERPAALKRRLRRENLAGYLFMSPWIAGFLLLTAGPMIASLYFAFTDYNLFDAPKWIGLDNFSEMFGDPRWRHSVQVTLWYVVVGTPLKLLAALGVALLLAQKRRGQAFYRAAFYAPSLIGASVSVAIVWKAIFSDDAIVDRTQQIFGIDVGGWTGDPDLIIYSLVALTVWQFGAPMVIFLAGLKQVPRELYEAAEVDGAGKLRRFWNITLPMISPVLFFNVLLETIHSFQIFSSAYIVGGGAGGNACGPADGSMVYTCYLYVQGFENSRMGLASAMAWMLLVAVALVTAVLFWSQKRWVHYEEGA, encoded by the coding sequence ATGGGAACCGCCGTGACACACGCCCCTGCGGTGGCGGGCCCGGCCAAGGGCTCCGAGCCGCGGCACGGCCCGGTGCAGCCCGAGCGTCCCGCCGCCCTCAAGCGGCGGCTCCGCCGGGAGAACCTGGCCGGCTATCTCTTCATGTCCCCCTGGATCGCCGGGTTCCTGCTGCTCACGGCAGGCCCGATGATCGCCTCGCTCTACTTCGCCTTCACCGACTACAACCTCTTCGACGCGCCCAAGTGGATCGGCCTCGACAACTTCTCCGAGATGTTCGGCGACCCGCGCTGGCGCCACTCGGTGCAGGTGACGCTCTGGTACGTCGTCGTCGGCACGCCGCTCAAGCTGCTCGCGGCCCTCGGCGTGGCGCTCCTCCTGGCCCAGAAGCGGCGCGGGCAGGCCTTCTACCGGGCCGCCTTCTACGCCCCCTCGCTGATCGGCGCGAGCGTCTCCGTCGCCATCGTCTGGAAGGCGATCTTCTCGGACGACGCGATCGTCGACCGTACGCAGCAGATCTTCGGGATCGACGTCGGCGGCTGGACGGGCGATCCGGACCTGATCATCTACAGCCTGGTGGCGCTCACCGTCTGGCAGTTCGGCGCCCCCATGGTCATCTTCCTCGCCGGCCTCAAGCAGGTCCCGCGCGAGCTGTACGAGGCGGCCGAGGTCGACGGGGCGGGCAAGCTGCGGCGGTTCTGGAACATCACCCTGCCGATGATCTCCCCGGTCCTCTTCTTCAACGTCCTGCTGGAGACCATCCACTCCTTCCAGATCTTCAGCTCGGCCTACATCGTCGGCGGCGGCGCCGGAGGCAACGCCTGCGGTCCGGCCGACGGCTCGATGGTCTACACCTGCTATCTGTACGTCCAGGGCTTCGAGAACAGCCGGATGGGCCTGGCCTCCGCCATGGCCTGGATGCTGCTCGTCGCGGTGGCCCTGGTGACGGCGGTGCTGTTCTGGTCCCAGAAGCGCTGGGTGCACTACGAGGAGGGCGCCTGA